Part of the Metarhizium brunneum chromosome 6, complete sequence genome is shown below.
ACGTCTAACGTGTGCCTGGCTGGCTCACAAGGCAAATGCCACATGTCGCCTGTCAACACCACGACCTCGTACGCAAGCTCCAGGCATGCGGTCGTAACCAACACGACTGCtcaccaccatcaagccGCACACGCCGTATACAAGGCCTCCTCTCTCATCGCCACATCGCCACCTCCACCGAAGCCATCGGCTCGCATCGTACGCTCCCGTGAGCAGCCAACATCTCTTGCGCATCCCAAGCGCAACCTCTCCCCCTCTACACTCTACACCTACCATCGTCCGCTATCGATTGTAATACCGGCATCATGGATGTggagcggcagcagcagcagcagcagccgttACCAGGAACACTCAGCTGGCGGTTGAGTTCGCACCCCATAACACTGCTAACCTTCCTAACCTTTCGAATATGTACGTCGGGTCCTCGGTTCGCTCCATGATGACAGATTATCATGCAGGCTAACGAATTGCAGCGAGCGTGCTGGTGTACTTCTTTGGTCTCTGGGTCACGGCCAGCATGTACGTCCTAAAATCAACCCCTCCCCCCGCTCGCAGCTTCTTGTCTGCGACAGGGACATGGACAGGCTGACACTGCAAACTCGTCAGGATCATgatcttcatcatcaccatcctcctcctcgccgcagACTTCTACTACCTCAAGAACATCGCCGGCcggcgcctcgtcggcctccGGTGGTGGAACGAAGTCGACCCCCAGACCGGCGAGTCCAAATGGGTCTTTGAGTCGAGCGAGCCCGGCacaaaggttgtcaacgCCACGGACAGCAGGTTCTTCTGGCTGTCTCTGTACGTGCAGCCCCTGCTGTGGATTCtgctggccgtcttggccattgtGAGGTTGCAGTTTTTGTGGCTGCCCCTTGTTAGTAAGTGCTGTCCCGTTATTCTTCGCCCGCTGCTTTCTTTtctagttttattttttattttttttttattttcacCTCTTTGGTCGACACATGGAGGGAGACGAGGGAGAATAGTATCATGGCTGACACATAATTATAGTCATCGCCCTTGTTTTGACAATTATGAACACTCTTGCCTTTTCGAGATGCGACAAGTTCAGCCAGGCTTCTAATTTGGCCGGCAGCGCGTTGGGCACCACGAATTTGGCCGGCAGCATTGCGACAAATCTGGCCGGACGGTGGTTTTCGCGTAACTGAGGTGCGTAGGAAGAGGCGAGTACAGAGTGTGCGTGGTAAATTCGATGTGAGGCGGACTTagagggaagaagggggcgGCTTGTTGCATTGCCTAGATGTGACTAGTTTGGGAGCCGGCGTGTCCAACTGGCTGGATAAGGTGTATTATAGGAATGGATGAAATTGCAGCGCCGCTTCTTGGTGCGTGGTGTTCTTTGTAGTGGCTGGAATACAGGACTTGTTCATGCTACGTATTATGGTTATCCGGTAATCTCAATATAACGTTTAAGAAAGGCCCGAGAAGGAATCGGATCAGAAGGGTGGAATCCCCATCATGGATCGTTCACATCTCTTCCAATGCCACCGCACCCACTGCCACGATACACAGCATCGTGGGTTCCTTGGATCCGTTCACATTGCAAGGCCAAAGTCTCTGTCAAACCCGAGTATTCCCCCTCGATTCTTCTGGAGCGCATCCTACCTAAGTAGCATGGCAAAAGGCTCAAAACACCACTTCCGCATGCATTTGCCTTTCAATCCAACGCATCACTTCCCCAGACAGCACTTATAAAAGGCAAAACCCCCGGTAAGTTGCACTACATATATATCCCTAACGAGTGGTATCATTTGCAATGACTACGCTCAGGCCGAAAATTTCCTCAAAAGCATTTCGTTTCGTTTCGTTTTAATTCATATCGCACACCCAGCCTCAACTCCCGACGAATCCACCTTGCATGGCTTACAAAATGAAAAGGTGCCTATTGAAGGCAACCATAAATCTCATCCCGTGATTTCCATGTAGTGGAAAGTGGTATTTCTCCGCTATGTATGGCTTTCATTGTAATTtgcaaagaaacaaaacagtACCGAATCAAGTCGAACTCAAGCATTTTATAGATACCGCCGAAGGTAGTTCTAGGACCCACGGGCAATCTCTTCATCAAGATGATCTTCTTCGgcaaggaggcggcggacaTCGTTGTCTGTGTGATGTGATTCCACGAGGTGACGAATTCGGGAGGGTATGGGTAGCGTGATGTGAGGATATGTCGAGTCCTCTCTGCCCGAGTCTGTATCCGCGCCGTGTTGGTGTTCCCGCACGCCGCGGGTGGCAGCGATTGCGGTAGGGTCAGGATTGTGGCCTGGATAGTTTAAAGGGCCGTTGGATATACCTGTATCGTGCAGGTTGGTGAAACTGCCGGTGTAGTCATGCGATGGCTGGTCTTGCCCACCATACGCAATGCCCACCgggctggtgttggtgttgtgtgTGGTATAATCCTGAGGTCCGCTATCTTCGGAAAGCCCAGACCGATGAGAGTCCACAACTTGTGTTGCAGATAGAACCTTGTTCTCCATGAATGGAGCTGTCTTGTACTGGGGATCGAATGAAGGCCCGTTACGGTtacggcgccggcgcaggAAGAACCATGTGAGGCCGGCAACAAGAACCACGGCTATGGCACTACCGATGACTGTGCCCGCAATAGCTCCGGTCGATAGCCCCCTGCTATTTGTATCCTCGGTAGGTTTTGCTCCGCCGTTTTTGTCTGGAGCGTCGGTGGAAGTGGGTAAGCTACTGATGTGCGTCATGCTCGTAGCCACGCCTCCGTTTGTTCCCGCCGTCTCCTCATACCCGGTCACATTATCATGCCGAATAGGCTCCGATTCGAGCCCAGCTGGGTTTTTAATAAAGAAAACGCCAGTGTTTGATATCTTGCTCTCCCGGGTGCTGCGTTTAGTCCACGATATCTGGAGCCTCATGAAATCGGTGTCAGAAGCTAGGCGTTTGCCCGCTGGCAATGCGGCGCCTTCCGGTCTTTGGTCTGTGTCTTTGCCATTTTGTAATGAATCTAACCAACGCCTATAATTAATGGTGACTCCCTTCTGGCCATTAGCTGTATGTGTCCTGTCAGCGCTTGTTTTAAGTTGCCCATTCTTCGTGTTGGCAAgggaagggggagggggagaagCGCTGAACAAATATGGCTCATGGTCATGAGACGCGCAGAGAGATAATGTAGATGTAACAACAGACAAATCGGTTGAATTTTGGCTTGGCAGAGGTGCAAAACTTACAGTCGTCGGATAAGAAATTGCGTTCGCGGTTCACTGCAGACATGTTGGGGTTGATTATAATGTTATCGACGATAACTTGGTCAGCTTCGCTTGAGATCATGGTAGGTCTAGCAACCCATGCGATCCAGTTGATGTCGACATTATTGCCGCTGTTGTTGTTCATGGTCCATGAGAAGGAGAAGTTCTCGGTATTGCCATCAAGAGAGGTCAAAGTGCGCAACGAGACAGGCCGCTGCAAGAGGAAGCCTGTGAACAAAATCTCCGGGTCGGTGCCGCGGGCTCCTCCAGCCTCCAAACTCGTTGACGGGCTTTGACTTGCGGATGTTTGGGTTGTGACAGGCGTAGCAGTGTTGAAGGGAGCCTCCGCATCCTTGCTGGGGTCACTTTCTTTGCTGCCTCCGTCTTGAGATCCTCCACTGTGTGCAAGAATGTCCATGTTCCCGACTCTTCGAACCCAGCCGATGAAAGTCGCTTTCGTCACTGAACTCAAAACTTTTGATTTGCCCTCCGTGCGTTACAGGCCAGTCCCAAGGTTCAGACAGGTTCGGCGCTTATGTGGCCAGTGGTGAAGGTTGATGTTGGAGGGCTAatcgtacatacatacatatatatgtatgtataaaATGTCTCGTCGTCTTTTTTCCTTGAGCAACACTTGTCCAAATGATGTTCGCCACAACAGAGCAAAGTACCAAGAAGAACCAAAATCCACAGCAATGCTCGGTTGAGGAAGCGCACCCTGCACCTTGTGAAGTGCAGGAattgaaggaaaagaaagaacagACTGAAAAGCACGCGGCCCAAGAGGTGGGCGGCTTGTAAAGGCGTAAGACCAGACGGGACAATCGACACCCTGGTTCACTGGGCGTTCCATTGGGCTGGTTTCTGAGAGACAAACAGGAACCCTTCCACCGAGTAGAAAGGCATGATGGGCCACATGCTGTGCTGTGTTGTGAGTACTCGGCAAGAGAGGCTTGCGTCCGTCCACAAAGAGGGTTACCAAATTCAGATCAGAGAGCATGCCTCCCTGGGGTCCGAGTGAGGAGGCTAGTTGGTTGGCCAGACCGAGAAACGACTcagatgtacggagtattgatGCACAATTCCAGTTctggccaacgccaaccaGGCGCCAGGGTAGAAATCCCGTCGAGCTGAAGGAACTAGTGCCTCAGCAGGCGAATGCAAGTATTCCAGTCACGATGGTTCTCCGTGacagtactactccgtacgtgcAGCCAACATTCGCAAATCTAGGGTCTTTGTGTCTCAAAATCAGTGGTTGGATTCTCAAGAACCGTCAATGCGAAAAGGAGATGCTCCTCACCTTCTGAGCACAACATCAACCACCCGGCGACTCTgcgtagtactccgtactcgtgTAATCCACCGGCCAACATTTGTCTCCATCCATCCACTTTCGGTGCTCTAAAAAAAGATTGACAGCTGGAATtggatggcatggccagGCTGTGCTTCGCCTTTCCCACCTCTTTAGATGCGGActggctcgtggagactcctctgccatacaattttcttaggtaagcgagtctccacgagtCATTCCGCATCTAAAGAGGTGAGACTGGTGATGGCCTCCCGCCATCACCTCCACACACTACATGCAGCATGTCTCCACTGCCGCTGACAGGGATGAGTCCACTGTCCAGCCACCCACCCCAGGAAAGCACAAGACGGCGTTTGTGTCCAGCCggtggcctttgccttttgcgTGAGGCTGGTTCAAAACACGGAGGGGACAACAACAAAACAACAGAGACGGCCAGTCTTCTGCGGAAGCAAATTAACCAAAGGCGACGTGTAGAGTAGAAAAACGCACCGGCACTGCTTGGGAAAGCTTGAAGtggtctggactctggagacTGGGGCTCTTGCTCGTCCATCGGATCGCTCCTTCATCCCcccttactccgtactccacCCTGGACTCTGGATGCAAATGCAGACTGTTGATTCATTCAAACAATCATGGCCTTTGCGTCCCCAACCCGCCGTTCAATCCTATCCCGTAATCACGTGGTCAACCAATTGGTGATGCAGAGCACATGGCAACGAGAACCATCCATCCCCTTGCGCCTGTCAGCTGACCTTGTTCCTTCAAGAATAATCTCGAGCCACCAAAATCTCACTTACATACCGAAGTACCTACATAGCACATATGTATTGCGATAATGTCCAAGCACATGTACAGACTATGTCCGCGTCATATCGGTAAAAGTCTTGAGATTCAAACATTACGTTGCCTGCCTTTATATATTCGTCTCTTCAAATAATACAgtgaaagaagaaaagatgTTAGAAACTACGCCTTCTTCAATCATCAACTCCTTCATCCCATTCTCGTCTCATCCGACTCATGCTTCCAAGGGATTAAAACGGCGTCCTACTCCTTCTCCTACCTATTCCTCCCATCCAATCAGTGTGTCCGCCAACAGAGTAATTAAGTAACCTCGCCGTGTGCAAATGCCGTTTCATCCATGCGGCCCGAGACCCGTAACAAGAAGGCTCACAATGAAAGAAGCAAATAATTCGAATATAAACGCGAACCGACTGTGGACGGTTACATCTATCCATGCCAACGCCAGGGCGATCAAGCAATCAGTTGTCGCTGGGCCAATAGATCGCCGGAAAcacgaaaaagaaaactccTCGCAAGGTTTTGGGTCCCTTCTCTGGCCGTTGTCCTTGTATTATGCAAAAGTCATTGAAAtctccttttctttgccAAAGTCTTCATCCTCTGGATCTGCCCATGGATCTGAAATCGTCATATTCGGCAATGTTTGTGAACTCTTCATTTCCGGACGCGTGAGGCTGCTCTCGCCGTTGGTTGATGGAGCAGCCTGCGTATGTGTGTGTGCCGAGTCGTCAAATGACGTATCAAACGTCATTTGGACTTCTTCCTCGTGCATATTCGTGTGATATGGGGATAGGTCCCGCGATCCATTAGGGCTTCCAAAGCCCATCCTCCCAACAGTGAGAACGTCAGCGCTCCTTGTCTCCCGCAGGGAGCTTCGACCATCTGCTATTGGGGACGAAAGCGACGGTGTAGTAGGACAAATGTCAAGTTTCATAGGCGGCAGAGTCGACTTAATCTCCTTGACTTGAAGAGCCGTCTCCACGTCGGCGTCACCATAGGATTCCTTTGCCAGCTCAGCGCGAAtagcatcaacatcaaagaGAACACCGTGATTGTTGCCAATCTTGTCTTCTACTTTCCCGCCATTACCGTCTTCCTTGCCCCCCTTGGCAGCTGACTCTTCATACACTTCCCACTCCTGGCGATCGGCCTTCTTGCGTCGTCCAAAGAGACTAAATCGGCCactcttcttggccttccCTTCCCTTTCTAGCTCCTTCCGAGCTTCTTCGATTTCGTTGATAAGTTCTCGTTGTCGCTCCTCATGATTCTCAGGATCAGGGTCCTCTATTTCAGTAAACTCTTCGCTCTCTACTACCCAACCACATTTTATCAAGAGGGTAGGCATCGCTGTTCGATATTGCATATGGCCCGGCACCTCTTCTGTAACATCTATGTTCTCCACCCAAGGCGCCTCAACGGGAGCCAGTCCGGCAATTCTACGAATCCCGCCGTTGGTTAGTCGGAAAAGGTATCCAAGAATCCAGTCGTTACGATTATAGCCGTTTACAAAACGTCCTGATACAACAGTCCTTGCGCGGACAAATTCTTCTTTCTTAACAACGATGGGTGAGCCAAAGAGGTAGATGTTTTGTATCAGCCCGTACGCGCCGCGCTTGGCGAGCTCCTGCAGGCAGGAGAAGATGACTCTAGCGCCTAGAGAATATCCAACAAGGGTAATTGGCCGCGTCCCCAAACTGCGGTCCATGAGTGAGTCAGCCAGAATCAAGCCCGCGGCCGTGGCTCTATCAAGAGAGACAGCCCACGGGTTGTCGATTAGATATGACAACTTTGTCAAAACAATAGGGAGCTGCAAGGCGGCCATCAAACTCATAAGAATGGTGCTACCCAGAATCTGCTGCAAACCTTGGGTGAGGGCCTGCGGAGTATTAATTAGCACGTTTGTCCCGTCCATGGACAAGTATGAGCAATTTGAATGCATACCTCTGTAGCTAAAATATTAATCGTGTCACCCATGCTTCGCAGCATTTCCGGTTCCCACAGCACAGAATAGATGTCTCCCATGACAGAATCCACAGTACTGAAGGGCAAGCGAACGTCGTCCACTTTTCCTGTCAGCCAACCTGATACCGTCACAATGAGATTGACTCGCTTGTTGTTGTGCAGGGGTCGGTACTCGAACGTCTTTACCGCACCTGTTCGTCTATTGGCAGCTCGACCGCCAATTACACTACCTGAAGCAGCAGCGGATGAAGTAATAATGGCTGCTCCACCTGCTCCGGCCAGAAAACTACTCGTGCCGGTGACGCCAATGGTAGTGAAACCAGCAGCAAGGCCAGCTCCAATGACAGGTGCAAGCAACCCGGCTGACAATCCAATGACCAACCCACCTCCAACGGTTGCGAGGCCCATCATCATGTATCTTCTCTTTTGTGCTTGTTTCCTTCGAGATTCCATGTGTTCCTCTTCGTTCCAGTTCTCTTTTTCAGCCGCTTGTTGCATTTCCAAGGCATCGGTGACACGCTTCTCAAATTTGCATATATCGATCCAGGAAATTTCCAGACTGTCAGCTACACGCTCCAGAAGCACCCGAGAGCGGGCGTCGTATATTGAATCAGCAATCAAGATGAGAAACAAATCGCAGAGAACGGTCCAACGTAGGTCAATATCGATTTTTTCGGTTGTGGGAAGTTGAGAGGGTGTCTGCGCGTCCGGGACTTCGCTATGGTCGATGCTTTCGTATGGCGGTGGCATCTCAGCTGGCTTCTCATCGTCGGGAGTCGAGGGCCCAGGGGACACGGAAGTTGACCCGGTGCTCTTGTCGACTGATGTCCGGTCTTCGGCCATGGGGTTGTGGACTCTGGAGTTGGCATGCAGTGCTGGCGTCAAGTCCTTGGGTATGACACCATGCTCGGCAAGTTGCTCAATCATGACCTGTTCTGCTTCGCTGATATCCATGTGAGAGTAGAGGCgaatcatcatcttctgacCCCACATCTTTTCGGATTCGGCACTCATATTGACcaacttttttattttcttggTGACCT
Proteins encoded:
- the TVP23 gene encoding Golgi apparatus membrane protein TVP23 yields the protein MDVERQQQQQQPLPGTLSWRLSSHPITLLTFLTFRISSVLVYFFGLWVTASMIMIFIITILLLAADFYYLKNIAGRRLVGLRWWNEVDPQTGESKWVFESSEPGTKVVNATDSRFFWLSLYVQPLLWILLAVLAIVRLQFLWLPLVIIALVLTIMNTLAFSRCDKFSQASNLAGSALGTTNLAGSIATNLAGRWFSRN